In the Candidatus Poribacteria bacterium genome, one interval contains:
- a CDS encoding carbohydrate binding family 9 domain-containing protein has protein sequence MWYNRIKFKTTTEVTSPILDTMDYLCRWLSILLLLCISAGAHAETDELRAEASRTYESIEIDGELSEPDWQKATPIRQFTQFEPDAGEPLTQPTEVRILYDDRHIYFGFVCSEPERAKIIANKMRRDTMLWDQDNVFVLLDTYNDRRSGFFFRVNPLGAREDIALMDSGDSRNENWNAVWDSQAKINGDNWTTEIAIPFSQLRFKKEETSTWGLNLGRTIRKNQEEGTWAPVPPAYTYLARYRTTHLGTLTGLSGISQRRNVEFLPYLLPGVARTETDGTVGVLDFGGDMKVSVTSNLTADLTVNTDFAQVEADREETNLTRFSLFFPEKRQFFLEGAGLFDFGIPRTTYNAPPPLLLFYSRRIGIEEGHAIPIMAGGKLTGKVGGFGVGLLNVHTDKYAADATETLDAVDVSRTNYSVLRIKRDLFTGSSLGMIAINKQDLDAYNRATGVDFIYRPTDEMNFRGLWARTFETRELSNQVPSGDNALPSENPNALYFGGNWQSELARVNASYTDIGDDFNPEIGYVYRTGSRWLRGEMRATPYLHWNGLRRLWTGPEIDIILNSDNQLETRTFIWSTWLELETNGFGGLRIYRNFENLPEDFEIREGITIPRGKYSYNNYNLMFNAQGQVFNGRFGFNVGDFYNGTRRGFDIRLDLRFTGRFSVEPRYEFNRVTLPQQNAPDKTTSFDTNVFGGRIGYSFSTDLFTKLFVQWNSDRSLVTTNFLVNYIYSPGSDFYFVFNQTYGTDSITSGLLDTTLVGKVTYWWNP, from the coding sequence ATGTGGTATAATAGAATAAAGTTTAAGACAACCACGGAGGTCACGTCTCCCATTTTGGATACCATGGATTATCTATGTAGATGGCTATCAATTCTACTGCTCCTTTGCATCAGTGCTGGTGCGCATGCCGAAACTGACGAACTCCGAGCAGAGGCGAGTCGCACCTACGAGAGCATCGAAATCGACGGAGAACTTTCAGAACCCGATTGGCAGAAAGCCACGCCTATCCGTCAATTTACGCAATTTGAACCCGATGCAGGCGAACCGCTGACCCAACCCACAGAGGTTCGCATCCTTTACGATGACAGACACATCTATTTCGGTTTTGTCTGCAGCGAACCCGAGCGCGCTAAGATTATCGCCAATAAGATGCGGCGCGATACGATGTTGTGGGACCAAGACAACGTTTTTGTGCTATTGGATACCTACAACGACCGACGGAGCGGGTTCTTTTTCCGAGTCAATCCGCTCGGTGCGCGCGAGGATATCGCCCTTATGGATAGCGGTGACAGTCGAAATGAGAACTGGAATGCGGTTTGGGACAGTCAGGCAAAAATTAATGGCGATAACTGGACGACAGAAATTGCGATCCCGTTCAGTCAACTGCGATTCAAGAAAGAAGAAACGTCAACATGGGGTTTGAACCTTGGACGCACAATTCGAAAAAACCAAGAGGAAGGTACATGGGCACCTGTGCCACCTGCCTATACGTACCTGGCACGCTATCGGACAACGCACCTTGGGACGCTCACCGGTTTATCCGGGATCTCACAACGCCGGAACGTAGAGTTTCTACCGTATCTCCTCCCCGGTGTCGCTCGGACAGAGACTGATGGGACAGTCGGTGTGCTTGATTTCGGCGGAGACATGAAGGTGAGCGTCACTTCTAATCTAACCGCTGACCTCACGGTCAATACAGATTTCGCACAGGTTGAGGCAGATCGAGAAGAAACGAATTTGACTCGGTTCAGCCTCTTTTTTCCTGAGAAACGCCAATTCTTTTTGGAAGGCGCAGGACTGTTCGATTTTGGTATCCCACGCACGACTTACAACGCACCACCGCCGCTCCTGCTTTTCTACAGCCGTCGCATCGGTATTGAAGAAGGACACGCCATCCCGATCATGGCTGGTGGGAAACTTACCGGTAAGGTGGGCGGCTTCGGTGTGGGGCTGTTGAACGTCCACACGGATAAGTATGCAGCAGACGCTACAGAAACTTTGGACGCAGTTGATGTTAGCAGAACGAACTATTCCGTGTTGCGCATCAAGCGCGATTTGTTCACAGGGTCAAGCCTCGGCATGATTGCTATCAATAAACAGGATCTCGATGCCTATAACCGCGCGACCGGCGTTGACTTCATCTATCGTCCCACAGACGAGATGAATTTCCGAGGACTCTGGGCGCGCACTTTTGAAACTCGCGAACTCAGCAATCAGGTCCCTTCGGGAGACAATGCTTTGCCAAGCGAAAATCCAAACGCGCTTTACTTCGGCGGCAATTGGCAGAGCGAACTCGCACGCGTGAACGCCTCCTATACGGACATCGGTGACGATTTCAACCCCGAAATCGGTTACGTCTATCGGACAGGCAGCCGATGGTTGCGGGGCGAAATGCGAGCCACGCCTTATCTTCATTGGAACGGACTCCGTCGGTTGTGGACTGGACCGGAGATTGACATCATCCTTAATTCAGACAATCAGTTAGAAACGCGAACCTTTATCTGGAGCACATGGCTCGAACTGGAAACGAACGGATTTGGCGGTCTAAGAATCTACCGAAATTTTGAGAACCTTCCCGAGGACTTTGAGATTCGAGAAGGAATTACCATTCCGAGAGGCAAATACAGTTACAATAACTACAACCTCATGTTCAACGCTCAAGGCCAGGTCTTCAACGGACGCTTTGGGTTCAATGTTGGAGATTTCTATAACGGCACCCGACGCGGATTTGATATCCGGCTCGATCTTCGGTTCACTGGACGCTTCAGTGTGGAACCGAGATACGAGTTCAACCGCGTCACACTACCACAACAGAATGCTCCTGATAAAACGACCTCCTTTGATACAAACGTCTTCGGAGGACGTATTGGTTATTCCTTTTCTACCGATCTCTTTACGAAGCTTTTTGTACAGTGGAACAGTGATCGGAGTCTGGTTACCACGAACTTCTTAGTCAATTACATCTACAGCCCCGGTAGTGATTTCTATTTTGTTTTCAACCAAACGTATGGGACAGACAGTATAACATCCGGATTGCTGGATACCACCTTGGTTGGCAAAGTAACCTATTGGTGGAATCCATAA
- a CDS encoding mandelate racemase/muconate lactonizing enzyme family protein gives MKIVDVKTYLVDVPPPHWGGRRWIFVKLVTDEGIEGVGECTYHTQLNHVVIELIKDWGERYLIGVDPFRIEKIWSTLYEGPCVRHSGPLTSPAMSAIEMACWDIVGKALNQPIYNLLGGMFHEKLRAYSYLLQWRRGDSPEKTGDLALSYVEKGFTAVKFDPVDPSTADRLETLDYAESVIRGIRDAVGDRCDILIGTHGQFNTNSAIRFAKRVEPYDPLWFEEPLPPENIKEMARVAQSTSIPIATGERLLTKYEFVDLLEQQAASILQMDLTITGGILEAKKIASMGEAHYAQIAPHLYGGPIGGAANIQLDVCSPNFLIQEGIHMWDGFHADILKEPLQWEDGYIIPSTKPGLGIELNDAVLEKHSITV, from the coding sequence ATGAAGATTGTTGATGTGAAAACGTATCTCGTTGATGTACCGCCGCCGCATTGGGGCGGACGGCGTTGGATTTTCGTCAAATTGGTGACCGACGAAGGGATTGAAGGCGTCGGTGAATGCACGTATCACACGCAATTGAACCATGTCGTCATCGAACTGATTAAGGATTGGGGAGAACGCTATCTGATCGGTGTAGACCCGTTCCGGATTGAAAAGATCTGGTCGACCCTTTATGAGGGACCGTGTGTGCGGCATTCAGGACCCCTGACGAGTCCAGCGATGAGTGCGATTGAAATGGCGTGTTGGGATATCGTCGGCAAGGCACTGAACCAACCGATTTACAATTTGTTAGGCGGTATGTTCCACGAGAAACTGCGCGCCTATTCGTATCTGTTGCAATGGCGACGCGGCGATTCTCCAGAAAAGACGGGGGACCTCGCGCTCTCTTACGTCGAAAAAGGGTTTACTGCCGTCAAATTTGACCCAGTCGATCCGAGCACTGCGGATAGGTTGGAAACGCTCGACTACGCAGAGAGTGTCATCCGAGGGATTCGCGATGCTGTCGGCGATAGGTGTGATATCCTGATTGGTACACATGGACAGTTCAATACAAACAGTGCAATCCGTTTCGCGAAACGCGTCGAGCCTTACGATCCGCTCTGGTTCGAGGAACCGTTACCCCCGGAAAACATCAAGGAGATGGCACGCGTCGCACAGTCCACGAGCATCCCGATCGCCACCGGAGAACGATTGTTGACGAAATATGAATTCGTGGATCTCTTGGAACAGCAGGCGGCATCTATTTTGCAGATGGATTTGACGATCACAGGCGGTATCCTTGAGGCGAAGAAGATCGCATCAATGGGCGAGGCACATTACGCCCAGATCGCGCCGCACCTGTATGGCGGTCCGATTGGGGGTGCGGCGAATATACAGTTGGATGTCTGTAGCCCGAATTTCCTGATTCAAGAAGGTATCCACATGTGGGACGGCTTCCACGCCGATATCCTCAAGGAGCCATTGCAGTGGGAAGATGGATACATCATTCCGTCAACGAAACCCGGACTCGGTATTGAATTGAACGACGCAGTTTTAGAGAAGCATTCCATTACCGTCTAA